The Populus nigra chromosome 19, ddPopNigr1.1, whole genome shotgun sequence genome includes a window with the following:
- the LOC133680226 gene encoding uncharacterized protein LOC133680226, whose product MVPTGEGREKNLARTKTQSFGEVAGGTAAVCCCCPCTVINLLVLAVYKVPACLCKKAKTRHRLRKKKQKERSLLSPSSGGSREEELQSEKKATEVVEKGKCCDHHDHNHDEETEAVDLEKQMWDQFYNTGFWRSPSQRGT is encoded by the coding sequence ATGGTACCAACAGGAGAGGGGAGGGAGAAGAATTTGGCAAGGACGAAAACGCAGAGTTTCGGTGAGGTGGCAGGTGGCACGGCAGCGGTGTGTTGCTGTTGTCCATGCACGGTGATAAACCTTCTTGTTTTAGCCGTTTATAAGGTGCCGGCTTGTTTATGTAAGAAAGCCAAGACACGACACCGtttgagaaaaaagaagcagaaaGAAAGGTCCCTGTTGTCTCCCAGTAGCGGTGGGTCCAGGGAGGAGGAATTACAGTCAGAGAAGAAGGCTACAGAGGTTGTGGAGAAAGGGAAATGCTGTGATCACCATGATCATAATCATGATGAAGAAACTGAAGCCGTTGATTTGGAGAAGCAAATGTGGGACCAGTTTTACAATACTGGGTTTTGGAGGAGCCCATCTCAAAGAGGTACATGA